A window of Sphingobacterium kitahiroshimense genomic DNA:
CTATCCTAGCATCTGCAGATCTTGAGGGACGTGGCACAGGTCAAAAAGGTGGTCGTTTGGCTACTGAATACATTGCAAATGAATTTAAAAAATTAGGATTAACACCACCTGTTGCAGGTAAATATTTTCAACCGGTAAGTTTACTAAAAAACAGTTATCAGGTTAAGAGCTTTAAAATTGGAGGCCGTCCTTTTGTCAATGGACAAGATCTACTGGCGTTAGGTAATAATGAGTTGAAATCAATCGACGATAAAGAGATTATTTTTATCGGTTACGGTATTGATGACCCCAAATATTCTGATATCAAAGGAATTGATTTGCAAGACAAAATTGTGATGCTGATCAATAACAAAGAACCTGTTGATGCAAAAGGGAATTCTGTGATCACTGGAACGACAAAATTATCGGAATGGTCCACCGTGCGCAATAAAAAGATTAGAGAGGTGCTAAAACATAAGCCTAAACTTATTCTTGCATACACTGAGGATCTCGGTACATGGCTGGAAAGTGCAGGAGATCGTGCAACCGAAGGACGCTTTAATTTAGCTCAGGATCAAACAGCTCCTGAAACTAATCCAATGCCTATTGTTGTCAATATCACCGATCATGTTGCTAACTATATCCTGAATCAGGGAAAAACAAGTCTTGCAAATATTACATCAAAAATCAATCAGAGTCAAAAGCCTCAATCTTTTGCTATCAATACAAGTTTTAATGCACAATTGGGTATGGTGGCTGAACAATTCACGGATCCTAATGTACTGGGCTTGCTTGAAGGGTCTGATCTGAAAGATGAAATAATTGTTATAGGTGGCCATTATGATCACGACGGCAAAAGTTCAAATGGCACTATCTTTCCTGGAGCTGATGATAATGCTTCAGGAACTACTGCTGTTCTTGAGTTAGCGAAAGCATTTAGTCAGGCTAAAGCTGAGGGCAAAGGTCCTCGGAGAAGTATCTTGTTTATCACATATGCTGCAGAAGAAAAGGGTTTATTAGGGTCTAAGTATTATACCGAAAACCCGGTCTTCCCTCTTGAAAATACCGTTACTTGTATCAATATTGATATGATAGGACGCATTGACGATAAGCATTTAAATGGAAATCACAACTATATTCATTCCATTGGAGCAGATAAATTAAGCTCTGAATTAGCAAGAATCAATAAGGAAGCAAATGATAAATCCAGCAAACTGGAATTAGACTTCATGTACGATAATCCAAAAGATCCAATGCGTCTTTATTACCGATCTGATCATTATAATTTTGCCAGTAAAGGTATTCCTTCAATTTTTTACTTCTCAGGTTTACATCCGCATTATCACACGCCTGAAGATACTGTTGATAAAATAGATTTCCCGATTATGGTCAAAAGAGAAAAATTTATTTTTCAAACGGCTTGGGATGTTGCCAATAGTGCTACAAAACCTGCTGTAGATAGCAAGAAGGATTAAAAATTAGTTGCGTAAGATTTTTAAAGTGGTTCTCCTGAATAAGGAAACCACTTTTTTTTATGTGCTTATTGCACCTAATTAAACGAGTAAAACTGCTTCCTATTTTGATAACCGATCCAACTGATTAAATCGGATAAACAATTTCATGCAGCATAAAACAAAGTGAATGTGTTAAAAATAAGTTAATTAAAAATCGATATATAAAAAAGTAATTATCTTAGCGAGCAATAAACCAACCATTCCTAAAAAGTCAATTATGAAGCTATATGTATTAAGCTTGCTATTTTTATGCATTAATTTTGCCTATTCCCAAAACTCAGGAAGTTTGAAAGGGACTGTTATTGATCATACAAATAAACCGCTTGAAAAAGCAACAGTTTCCATTCTTATGCAACAGGATTCTTCGGTACTCTCCTATTCTCTGACAAATGATAAAGGAGAATTCAACCTCGTTAAACTGCCTGCAAATAAAAATCTGATCTTATATATCTCGCACGTCAATAGCAGCAACTATCATCAGGACATTCTTTTAAATCCTGACGAAAAAAAGCAATTAGATTCGATTAAACTGGGGGGAAAACTATTGGACGAGGTCGTCATTTCTGTTGCACCACCTGTGCGCATGAATAAAGATACATTAGAATATAACACTGATTTTTTTAAGACTAGACCGAACGCCAATGCTGAAGAACTTTTAAAACAGTTGCCTGGTCTACAAATTAATATGGATGGTACTATTTATTATGAAGGTAAAGAAGTTTCTCAGGTAAAAGTAAATGGTAAAGATTTTTTTGCCAGCGATCTGCGAATTGCTACACGCAATCTAGATGCTTCCTTAATTAAAACGGTACAGGTATACCGCGATAAAGGCGAATCAAAAAAAACAGTGGAGGATGAAGAAAAATTACCTATTACCATCAATCTGAAATTCAAAAAAGATTTTCTGAAAGCAAGTTTTGGTAAATTATATGGCAGTGTCGGAACTCGGGACCGCTATGAAGCTGGTGGTCTGTTCAATACTTTTCAAGATACTTTGCAATTGAGTTTAATCGGATTTGGTAATAATATCAATCGAGAAAGTTTTGATTACAATGAACTTAATCAACACGGTGGATTAGGAAGAGCTGAAAATTATGGTTTTAATGACTTTGGTGGCAGAAATTATAATGGCAAAGCAAATGATATTGCCGGTGGCTTTAACCTCAATAATGATTGGGGAAAGAAAACAAAACTAAACCTCATGTACATGTTAAAGTACAAAAATGAAGAAGGCCAAAACCAAGGAAGTCAAACCTCGCTGTATGATAATGTTAAGCAATTTGGCGAAAACGAATATAATAGCTATCGGAAGTCGCTTGCGCACAATATCAATACGCTTTTCAGACACCGAATGGATACAACAGCATACGTCGAGTTTACACCTAAGCTTTCAATTACCAATAATGATGGTAAAACTGATAGCTGGATGAATACCTATACCGAAGACAAAAAAATAAATAACAGCAAAAGCAATAACACATCAGATGGGTATAATATTAATTACGATCATAATTTCCACATTGAAAAACAATTAAGTAAGAAACATCTTGTATCTCTAAAAAATACCATCAATATTAGAAATGATAAATCAGAAGAAATTGGCAATCAATTAACAGAGATATTCCAGAACCCGATCCCAAATACTAGTCTATGGGAAAACAGAACGAATCGAGAGAAATCCAGCAGTATCAAAACTTTTGCTGGGTATAATAATACCAGTATCGAAAAACTAAATTTTGATTTCTATATTTCTTATAATACTTCGAGTAGCAGACCTACACAAAGTTTATTCTATAACAGAGATAATACAGGAACTATCCATGGTGAGCAGTTTGAAAACAGCTATAGTTTTAAATCACAGGAATATGTGACTGCCATGAAATTTTACTGGAAACCTTTCAAAAAATTAGCGGTAAACTTCGGTACAGCATATGCAGTTAAGGATAATCAATTTGATTTATTCAAAATCAATAAACGAAAAACAACTTCGAATGGTTACTGGCTACCTAATATCAATATTCGCTATAAAGATTTTGATCTTTCTTGGTCAAAAGATTTAGAATCACCTGCAACATATCAGATCCAAAGTATTAGGGATACACTAAATCCTCTGATGACGCGACTGTCAGCTTTTTTCTATGAGAATAAACTGCAACAAAGTACGCGCTTTTCATTCAATAAATACACACAAAAATACCAACTGGGATTTAGTTCCGGTGTAAACTATAAAGATAAAAGTGAGGGTCATAGAAGTTGGCGTAATGTGACAAATGGACATTATACCATACAGGCATTTCAAGCAGGATCAACGACTAATTATAATGGCTATTTATATGGTAGATATAATTTTAAAGCTGGTAACGATTGGGTATTTTATATATCCCAAAACAGTAGCTTATATACCTACCAATATTATTCTTCGATCAATGATGTGGACAATAAATTAACTAACCTCGGTATCAATCTAACACAGGAATTTTCTGTAACTTGGAAAAATCTAATCGGTCTAACGCCTAAATATACCTACAGCTGGAACAAGGCTCAGAATTCGGTTAAAAACAATCCCGATTTTATTGCTACCGCTAATAGAACACACAATGTTGGCGTTGGATTAAATATAAATCCTATAAAAGGTTTTTCTTTAGAGACCTCCTATTCACTAGAGAATAGGGCAAGTGGCCTAAGTGGAAGAGACAATTATCATATACTGAACTCTTCTATTTATTACACGTTGAAAAATAATTCCCAGATCAAATTAACGGGTTTTGACATTTTAAATCAAAACAGACAGAACTACTGGGGTACCAGTGGCAATACAACCTATTTTCAAAACACGGTTACTTTAAGACAGTACTTTTTGTTAGGATATATTTATAAATTTAAAGTAACAAAACTGAAAAATTAAACAAACAGGCTTCACAATTGTTGAAACTATAGCAACTAAAATAATATGGCATTTGAAGATTACTATAAAGTACTTGGCATAAGCAAAACGGCATCTGTTGATGATGTAAAAAAAGCTTATCGAAAATTAGCCCGCAAATATCATCCCGATCTCAATCCTAATGATGAGGCTGCAAAACAGAAGTTTCAAGAGATTAATGAAGCCAATGAGGTATTATCCGATCCGGAAAAACGTAAGAAATATGATCAATATGGTGAAAACTGGCAGCGAGGAGAGGAATATGAGCGGTCTCAACAGCAGTACCGACAGTCGAATGAAAATCCTTTCGGAGGTTCGCAGGGCTATACAGGAAATTTTGATGATGGACAATTTTCAGATTTTTTCGAACAAATGTTTGGTAACCGCTCCGGGGGCGGAAGAAGAAATAACTTTCGTGGACAAGATTTCAATGCTGAATTGGAGTTAACACAACAACAAGCTTATACGACTCATGCACAAACCTTTACGATTAATGGTAAGAACATCCGAATCAACATACAGGCGGGTGTAGAAGATGGTCAGAAAATTAAACTTAAAGGCCTTGGTAGTGAAGGTGTAAACGGAGGGCCAAAAGGAGATCTTTATATTACTTTTCACATCATCGCTGATCCAAAGTTTAAACGTCAGGGTAATGACCTTTATACAACATTAGATATCGATCTGTATACCGCTATTTTAGGCGGGGATGCCATCATTGATACATATGGCGGTAAAATAAAACTTAAAATTCAACCTGAAACAC
This region includes:
- a CDS encoding M28 family peptidase, which gives rise to MKKLFSLICLISSIYSCAVAQNPAAKYADLITEESSRKHLTILASADLEGRGTGQKGGRLATEYIANEFKKLGLTPPVAGKYFQPVSLLKNSYQVKSFKIGGRPFVNGQDLLALGNNELKSIDDKEIIFIGYGIDDPKYSDIKGIDLQDKIVMLINNKEPVDAKGNSVITGTTKLSEWSTVRNKKIREVLKHKPKLILAYTEDLGTWLESAGDRATEGRFNLAQDQTAPETNPMPIVVNITDHVANYILNQGKTSLANITSKINQSQKPQSFAINTSFNAQLGMVAEQFTDPNVLGLLEGSDLKDEIIVIGGHYDHDGKSSNGTIFPGADDNASGTTAVLELAKAFSQAKAEGKGPRRSILFITYAAEEKGLLGSKYYTENPVFPLENTVTCINIDMIGRIDDKHLNGNHNYIHSIGADKLSSELARINKEANDKSSKLELDFMYDNPKDPMRLYYRSDHYNFASKGIPSIFYFSGLHPHYHTPEDTVDKIDFPIMVKREKFIFQTAWDVANSATKPAVDSKKD
- a CDS encoding carboxypeptidase regulatory-like domain-containing protein, whose protein sequence is MKLYVLSLLFLCINFAYSQNSGSLKGTVIDHTNKPLEKATVSILMQQDSSVLSYSLTNDKGEFNLVKLPANKNLILYISHVNSSNYHQDILLNPDEKKQLDSIKLGGKLLDEVVISVAPPVRMNKDTLEYNTDFFKTRPNANAEELLKQLPGLQINMDGTIYYEGKEVSQVKVNGKDFFASDLRIATRNLDASLIKTVQVYRDKGESKKTVEDEEKLPITINLKFKKDFLKASFGKLYGSVGTRDRYEAGGLFNTFQDTLQLSLIGFGNNINRESFDYNELNQHGGLGRAENYGFNDFGGRNYNGKANDIAGGFNLNNDWGKKTKLNLMYMLKYKNEEGQNQGSQTSLYDNVKQFGENEYNSYRKSLAHNINTLFRHRMDTTAYVEFTPKLSITNNDGKTDSWMNTYTEDKKINNSKSNNTSDGYNINYDHNFHIEKQLSKKHLVSLKNTINIRNDKSEEIGNQLTEIFQNPIPNTSLWENRTNREKSSSIKTFAGYNNTSIEKLNFDFYISYNTSSSRPTQSLFYNRDNTGTIHGEQFENSYSFKSQEYVTAMKFYWKPFKKLAVNFGTAYAVKDNQFDLFKINKRKTTSNGYWLPNINIRYKDFDLSWSKDLESPATYQIQSIRDTLNPLMTRLSAFFYENKLQQSTRFSFNKYTQKYQLGFSSGVNYKDKSEGHRSWRNVTNGHYTIQAFQAGSTTNYNGYLYGRYNFKAGNDWVFYISQNSSLYTYQYYSSINDVDNKLTNLGINLTQEFSVTWKNLIGLTPKYTYSWNKAQNSVKNNPDFIATANRTHNVGVGLNINPIKGFSLETSYSLENRASGLSGRDNYHILNSSIYYTLKNNSQIKLTGFDILNQNRQNYWGTSGNTTYFQNTVTLRQYFLLGYIYKFKVTKLKN
- a CDS encoding DnaJ C-terminal domain-containing protein is translated as MAFEDYYKVLGISKTASVDDVKKAYRKLARKYHPDLNPNDEAAKQKFQEINEANEVLSDPEKRKKYDQYGENWQRGEEYERSQQQYRQSNENPFGGSQGYTGNFDDGQFSDFFEQMFGNRSGGGRRNNFRGQDFNAELELTQQQAYTTHAQTFTINGKNIRINIQAGVEDGQKIKLKGLGSEGVNGGPKGDLYITFHIIADPKFKRQGNDLYTTLDIDLYTAILGGDAIIDTYGGKIKLKIQPETQNNAKVRLKGKGFPVYKKDGEFGDLYVSMNVMIPTNLTDKEKELFKQLADLKK